A single window of Colletotrichum higginsianum IMI 349063 chromosome 8, whole genome shotgun sequence DNA harbors:
- a CDS encoding Pectinesterase, with protein MVAFLRVLALAALAVAAPAEDADARKCGGRFARTRPSPKALVVDASGARANSFPTLNDAVLALKNVTEEQTIFVMPGTYTEQVRIPDYNGPLTIQGYTCDARSYQSNTATLTNNLSRTLANLTSNDQTATLRLWGDNIKIYNLNIANTFGQADKNGQALAVSAQKTNLGFYGCSFTGYQDTIYANEGRQIYAKSFINGAVDFVFGLRAAAWFETCDIQTIGKGYITANGRDAANNTSFYVFNRANVTGTSGPASVTLGRPWRPFSRVVFQNSFLGDVVKPVGWSTWDNTQSTADVFYKEYKNTGPGAEGVRANFSSTLDAPIEPVTVLGDGFKKEWWVDASYL; from the coding sequence ATGGTCGCGTTCCTccgcgtcctcgccctcgccgccctggccgtcgccgctccCGCCGAAGATGCGGATGCCCGCAAGTGCGGCGGCCGCTTCGCGCGAACCCGCCCGTCGCCcaaggccctcgtcgtcgacgcctcgGGCGCCCGAGCCAACAGCTTCCCGACCCTCAACGACGCCGTGCTCGCCCTCAAGAACGTCACCGAGGAGCAGACCATCTTCGTCATGCCCGGCACCTACACCGAGCAGGTCCGGATCCCCGACTACAACGGGCCCCTGACCATCCAGGGCTACACCTGCGACGCCCGCTCCTACCAGAGCAACACGGCCACCCTGACCAACAACCTCTCCCGCACGCTCGCCAACCTCACGAGCAACGACCAGACCGCCACCCTCCGCCTCTGGGGCGACAACATCAAGATCTACAACCTCAACATCGCAAACACCTTTGGCCAGGCCGACAAGAACGGccaggccctcgccgtcaGCGCCCAGAAGACCAACCTCGGCTTCTACGGCTGCAGCTTCACCGGCTACCAGGACACCATCTACGCCAACGAGGGCCGCCAGATCTACGCAAAGTCCTTCatcaacggcgccgtcgacttcgtcttcggcctccgcgccgccgcctggttCGAGACCTGCGACATCCAGACCATCGGCAAGGGCTACATCACCGCCaacggccgcgacgccgccaacaacaccTCCTTCTACGTCTTCAACCGCGCCAACGTCACCGGCACCAGCGGCCCGGCCTCCGTCACCCTCGGCCGCCCCTGGAGGCCCTTCTCCCGCGTCGTCTTCCAGAACagcttcctcggcgacgtcgtcaagCCCGTCGGCTGGTCCACCTGGGACAACACCCAGAGCACCGCCGACGTCTTCTACAAGGAGTACAAGAACACCGGCCCgggtgccgagggcgtccGCGCCAACTTCAGCTCCACCCTCGACGCGCCCATCGAGCCCGTCACCGTCCTGGGCGACGGCTTCAAGAAGGAGTGGTGGGTGGACGCGAGCTACTTGTAG
- a CDS encoding Acyl-CoA dehydrogenase domain-containing protein has translation MPVDGHKKSRAKHACKECNSRRIRCNVTERHPCSNCETSQAACEVLPSRRGRYPRRPKRQKQGEEASSATPEPTGVTAAAAASATPPSAFTSAMAATLASLSTASPSTRLPSSGASQTPFRVETPGEASSTTGASTGASTGGSRFFGESNFITLVPGATEPGGEAVVGDGGLKGRLTFPVVPQTPQSDLATSPASANHISSATERYLRDEGALTFPDTQSCLPALRAYFKWFHPCFPILDRADVARRLVTMDISPLLLQAMLFIGSTYCDEAAIVAMGFKDRSEAKSVTYSRARVLFHSNWEKDEFTLIQSLFLCSFWRGGPTDWRDVRYWLGAVLTLAQTHGLHRSRQFRTNEEESLVVNLCKIASRPTASPDTARLGRAAVDRHLKVRERQASVSLGLPCRIRDEDCDIEPLTATDLDNDSDEQQATNFGASEAEHIHYAIKMVEIAHLLGRIMDTQFAPGRGPPAPAEVAALKQQLEKWRESLPDDMRRGPDVGESSVLTCLIHLAYNHLRILVHRNGWLRNRDEEDKKVALAAACRISRIAEDMLAQKTLQYGQMHLLTSLFAAFCIHAIDVKSADGIGRQLAEHRAQMCLLGLKEIQKYWRINNNVLDLFLQYLDESVAKRLHGSGSDSAAPSNILGSAAAGQSPFQTSGTSPMQGGLLAAQDSSGQTRPDAMEDQYFNLMRTNWEGEDALGDLGLFLDPQLYANGPMQVEGLNFLQRCL, from the exons ATGCCCGTGGACGGCCACAAGAAATCCCGCGCGAAGCACGCGTGCAAGGAGTGCAACTCTCGGCGCATCCGGTGTAATGTCACCGAGCGCCACCCGTGCTCCAACTGCGAGACCTCACAGGCGGCCTGCGAAGTGTTGCCCTCGCGGAGAGGCCG GTACCCAAGGAGGCCCAAGAGGCAGAagcagggcgaggaggcgTCGTCCGCGACCCCGGAGCCCACGggcgtcaccgccgccgccgccgcctcagcGACTCCGCCCTCGGCTTTTACTTCCGCCATGGCAGCGACGCTGGCATCGCTTAGCACCGCGTCGCCTTCTACCCGGTTACCCAGTTCCGGGGCCTCGCAGACTCCGTTCCGCGTCGAGACGCCCGGGGaggcgagctcgacgacagGCGCATCGACGGGCGCATCGACGGGGGGCAGTCGCTTCTTTGGGGAATCCAACTTCATCACCCTCGTCCCGGGAGCCACTGAACCTGGTGGTgaagccgtcgtcggcgacggaggcTTGAAGGGCCGCCTGACCTTCCCGGTGGTGCCCCAGACGCCGCAGTCGGACCTCGCCACGTCGCCCGCCAGCGCGAACCACATCAGCTCAGCGACGGAGCGGTACCTCCGAGATGAGGGCGCGCTCACTTTTCCCGACACGCAGAGCTGCCTGCCGGCTCTGCGGGCCTACTTCAAGTGGTTCCATCCGTGCTTCCCCATCCTCGATCGCGCCGACGTCGCGCGGCGTCTCGTCACGATGGACATCTCGCCTCTCCTGCTGCAGGCGATGCTGTTCATCGGGTCGACCTACTGCGACGAGgcggccatcgtcgccatgggGTTCAAGGACCGGTCCGAGGCCAAGAGCGTGACCTACTCGCGTGCACGAGTGCTCTTCCACTCCAACTGGGAGAAGGACGAGTTTACTCTCATCCAATCCCTCTTCCTCTGCAGCTTCTGGAGAGGGGGCCCAACGGACTGGAGGGATGTGAGGTACTGGCTCGGCGCGGTCTTGACCCTCGCTCAAACACATGGCCTGCATCGATC ACGCCAATTTCGCACGAATGAGGAGGAGAGTCTGGTGGTCAATCTATGTAAGATCGCATCCAGGCCAACAGCATCGCCTGACACGGCGCGTCTTGGTCGAGCTGCAGTTGACAGACATCTAAAGGTTCGTGAACGGCAAGCCTCCGTCTCACTCGGCCTACCGTGCCGGATCCGTGATGAGGACTGCGACATCGAGCCCCTCACCGCCACGGACCTGGATAACGACAGCGACGAGCAGCAGGCCACCAACTTTGGCGCCTCGGAGGCGGAGCATATCCACTACGCGATAAAGATGGTGGAAATCGCACACTTAC TTGGGAGAATCATGGACACCCAATTTGCGCCTGGTCGAGGACCGCCCGCTCCGGCCGAGGTTGCAGCCTTGAAGCAGCAACTCGAGAAGTGGAGAGAGAGCTTGCCAGACGACATGCGCCGAGGACCGGACGTTGGGGAGTCTTCGGTTCTGACGTGTCTGATACACCTGGCCTACAA TCATCTTCGCATTCTTGTGCACCGCAACGGCTGGCTTCGCAACCGGGACGAAGAGGACAAGAAAGTGGCTCTCGCGGCCGCCTGCCGCATCAGCCGGATCGCGGAGGACATGCTTGCACAGAAGACACTGCAGTACGGCCAGATGCATCT TCTCACCAGCCTGTTCGCGGCGTTTTGCATACACGCCATCGACGTCAAgtccgccgacggcatcggccGGCAACTCGCCGAACACCGGGCGCAGATGTGTCTCCTCGGGCTCAAGGAGATCCAGAAGTACTGGCgcatcaacaacaacgtGCTGGATCTTTTCCTTCAGTACCTGGACGAATCCGTCGCCAAACGACTGCACGGCAGCGGCTCGGACTCTGCAGCACCCAGCAACATCttgggctcggcggcggcgggccagAGTCCCTTCCAGACGTCCGGGACGAGCCCCATGCAGGGGGGCTTGCTCGCCGCCCAAGATTCCTCCGGCCAGACGAGACCAGACGCCATGGAGGACCAGTACTTCAACCTCATGCGCACCAACtgggagggcgaggatgctCTCGGGGATCTGGGCTTGTTCCTGGACCCCCAGCTCTATGCCAATGGGCCGATGCAGGTCGAGGGGCTCAACTTCCTGCAGCGTTGCCTATGA
- a CDS encoding Dopa 4,5-dioxygenase — MAHGLFWNAVPKSEAEYAPLDQGCSCDEDEGADRFPTRRSGWSQTTKRLVQVFVVSQLIVLPAGAVIWWLNRQAPMNMYLKKVSSYSPLLNQIEIPMTLRFDEPQTLSGGGGGDMTWGSRPNQEIDRMWEEITSESSIPVTESDVIAMKKDPSVAAMLPEEYQTGNEKTYLGHALVFHRLHCLNYIRKALYKDYYYPNGTEEVPMHEHHIAHCIAMVLDHITCAGDPGVYACVPKTPNAPLINPPCLPLGGLLLYAEPSLTVASQVYQWYDHTDIPLPDANTWGKCWDFKQFRKDFDKIALKDLNPFQMVKPPGAKSVTEHNNLQEVIYKTAQEKTHKNS; from the exons ATGGCCCACGGGTTGTTTTGGAATGCCGTCCCGAAGTCGGAGGCGGAGTATGCCCCTCTGGACCAAGGATGCTCAtgcgacgaggatgagggcgCAGACAGGTTTCCTACCCGTCGAAGCGGCTGGTCCCAAACCACCAAGAGACTCGTCCAAGTCTTTGTTGTCAGCCAACTCATCGTTCTTCCCGCCGGGGCAGTCATATGGTGGTTGAACCGCCAGGCACCAATGAACATGTACTTGAAGAAGGTATCGTCGTACT CTCCGCTGCTCAACCAGATCGAAATCCCAATGACACTCCGCTTCGATGAGCCACAAACcctctcgggcggcggcggcggcgacatgaCGTGGGGGTCTCGACCGAACCAGGAGATTGACAGGATGTGGGAAGAAATCACCAGCGAATCCTCGATCCCGGTGACCGAGTCGGATGTCATCGCCATGAAGAAGGACCCTTCGGTCGCCGCGATGCTGCCCGAGGAGTACCAAACCGGGAACGAAAAGACGTATCTGGGCCACGCGCTCGTCTTCCACCGGCTTCACTGCCTGAACTACATCCGAAAGGCGCTTTACAAGGATTACTATTATCCAAACGGCACGGAAGAGGTTCCGATGCACGAGCATCACATAGCACACTGCATAGCAATGGTCTTGGACCATATCACCTGTGCTGGAGATCCTGGGGTCTACG CATGTGTCCCCAAGACGCCCAATGCACCCCTCATCAATCCACCTTGCCTGCCTCTGGGCGGTCTTCTTCTATACGCGGAGCCTTCGCTAACTGTGGCCTCTCAAGTGTATCAATGGTATGACCATACGGATATTCCGTTGCCCGACGCCAACACGTGGGGCAAGTGCTGGGACTTCAAGCAGTTCCGAAAGGATTTTGACAAGATTGCTCTGAAGGACTTGAACCCCTTTCAGATGGTGAAGCCGCCGGGGGCCAAGTCGGTGACCGAGCACAACAATCTGCAGGAAGTCATCTATAAGACGGCCCAAGAGAAAACTCACAAAAATTCATAG
- a CDS encoding Nonselective cation channel yields MEEGEHPRTPDLIDWTRPLSPWGDGDSARRAVEDGVGPDLEADQHVSASVTGSVSTEVSPSVYFTIHRIRRLILASIDDPYTLDQLREPRMNSLVVRPLVDRLYDPDDPTIVYCLLANRIQFLRQHTSTAHHTVNVSRATLCELVASRVLRRYHEDHPGQIGLLILAHILVEGFDPFQGAPEEVESECRQLQWPVQRRDGHERKLTTLELAIISESKLFLSSSACQRLVDAVWQGVVTYTPLSFVDILPDHYEYASVSLYEPRRAPLLDERRLVVPWIRQMTELFQFVTLVALYVLTMVNRSSPALSGWECLFAVYTAGWTLNEFAAIIEHGWAVHSQTLWSFLDITFSLIFGSYVLARVYDVLGYQGVVADGYGVHILCLAAPVLLTRLAFTLLPDNIVFIAMHAMMKDFTRLTFISIWCFMGFFLALRWLIGSNEDTAAAAAAGGHANKAALTWYETCKWLIWTWFGLDGTGIDRSGEFHPVLGPALMIAFAFLGNILFLTILVAILSNTFSKLIADAPAEIQFRRAVLTFAGVKSDSIFAYPPPFNLAALAALLPLKSVLTPRAFHVVNTSLIRALNAPALLVISALERRRAAHPRRNAAAAAGRSQSLLNWSFSGFNPHGDVHAVFKVEPPPAVERELEELDNLSDVGFAESELGSRLSWDVGRSRSGRRPVRRRRRPGRMVSPISVVFPLPSVQRVGTNEFEPLSGSPVRRVVE; encoded by the exons atggaagaaggagagCACCCCCGGACCCCGGACCTGATCGACTGGACTCGCCCGCTGTCGCCATGGGGTGACGGAGACTCGGCGAGGCgtgccgtcgaggacggcgtcggaCCCGACTTGGAGGCGGACCAGCATGTGTCTGCCAGCGTCACCGGCAGCGTGAGCACCGAAGTGTCGCCATCCGTGTACTTTACGATACACCG GATCCGGCGTCTTATTCTGGCGAGCATAG ATGACCCTTACACGCTGGACCAACTCCGCGAGCCGCGGATGAACTCCCTGGTAGTCCGGCCACTCGTAGACCGCCTCTACGACCCCGACGACCCTACCATCG TCTACTGCCTCCTCGCGAACCGCATCCAGTTCCTGCGGCAGCACACCAGCACCGCCCACCACACGGTCAACGTCTCCCGCGCCACGCTCtgcgagctcgtcgccagCCGCGTGCTGCGGCGCTACCACGAGGACCACCCGGGCCAGATCGGCCTCCTCATCCTGGCGcacatcctcgtcgagggcttCGACCCCTTCCAGGGCGCCCCCGAAGAGGTTGAGAGCGAGTGCCGGCAGCTGCAGTGGCCCGTCCAGCGCCGCGACGGCCACGAGCGGAAGCTCACGACGCTCGAGCTCGCCATCATCTCCGAGAGCAAGCTGTTCCTGAGCTCGTCAGCCTGCCAGCGGCTCGTGGACGCCGTCTGGCAGGGCGTCGTGACCTACACGCCGCTCTCcttcgtcgacatcctcccGGACCACTACGAGTACGCCTCGGTCTCGCTCTACGAGCCGCGCAGGGCCCCGCTGCTGGACGAGAGGCGGCTGGTGGTGCCGTGGATCCGCCAGATGACGGAGCTGTTCCAGTTCGtcaccctcgtcgccctgtACGTCCTGACCATGGTCAACCGGAGCAGCCCGGCGCTCAGCGGGTGGGAGTGCCTCTTCGCCGTCTACACGGCCGGCTGGACCCTGAACGagttcgccgccatcatcgagcACGGCTGGGCCGTCCACTCCCAGACGCTGTGGTCGTTCCTCGACATCACCTTCAGCCTCATCTTCGGCTCCTACGTCCTGGCCCGTGTCTACGACGTCCTCGGGTACcagggcgtcgtcgccgacgggtACGGCGTGCACATCCTCTGTCTCGCGGCGCCCGTCCTGCTCACCCGCCTGGCCTTCACCCTGCTGCCGGACaacatcgtcttcatcgccatGCACGCCATGATGAAGGACTTCACCCGGCTGACCTTCATCTCCATCTGGTGCTTCatgggcttcttcctcgccttgCGGTGGCTGATCGGCAGCAACGAGgacacggccgccgccgccgccgccggcggacaCGCCAACAAGGCGGCCCTGACGTGGTACGAGACGTGCAAGTGGCTCATCTGGACGTGgttcggcctcgacggcaccGGCATCGACCGGTCCGGCGAGTTCCACCCGGTGCTCGGCCCGGCGCTCATgatcgccttcgccttcctcggcaacatcctcttcctcaccatcctcgtcgccatcctcagcaACACCTTCTCCAAGCTCATCGCCGACGCGCCCGCCGAGATCCAGTTCCGCCGCGCCGTGCTCACcttcgccggcgtcaagAGCGACTCCATCTTCGCCTACCCGCCGCCCTtcaacctcgccgccctcgccgccctgctgCCCCTCAAGTCGGTGCTCACGCCGCGCGCGTTCCACGTCGTCAACACCTCCCTCATCCGCGCCCTCAACGCGCCGGCTCTGCTCGTCATCAGCGCcctcgagcgccgccgcgccgcccaccCGCGCCGgaacgccgccgctgccgccgggcGGTCGCAGTCTCTGCTCAACTGGAGCTTCAGCGGCTTCAACCCGCACGGCGACGTCCACGCCGTCTTCAAggtcgagccgccgccggccgtcgagcgcgagctcgaggagctcgacaacCTCAGCGACGTCGGCTTCGCTGAGAGTGAGCTCGGGTCCCGGTTGTCGTGGGACGTCGGCCGGTCGAGGTCGGGACGGCGGCCcgtgaggaggaggaggcgtcCCGGCAGGATGGTGTCGCCCATCAGCGTGGTGTTTCCGCTGCCGAGCGTGCAGCGCGTCGGCACCAACGAGTTCGAGCCGCTGTCCGGGTCGCCGGTGAGGCGGGTTGTGGAATAG
- a CDS encoding Mitochondrial 3-hydroxyacyl-thioester dehydratase: MLFNSSRMASLAHQLRPALLRRAVGGRRCLTTNATQAAAELLDTFAGRDVVRRQLLDANQLQRLSLTLNRRELHRGQDVSADAPAQGTPLPPGYHLVYFTPAGVESELGMDGTDKTFNAPAPFTRRMWAGGRMRFVEGTSLRVGEEVEERTRLVAATPKTSRSGDEMVLVDVEKEFWGRDGLAVKDRRSWIFRPEVNVSRAAETAPPRGVRPSAFGPSTITDRAGADGSGVVRHLRWSPVGLFRFSALTFNGHMIHYNEPWTKDIERHPDVVVHGPLNLIGMLDYWRDVYGRDGAEVREVGYRAVSPLYAGDEYTVRTAAVEGGKEYEILVEKGSTVCMKGEIISS, encoded by the exons ATGCTCTTTAATAGCAGCAGAATGGCATCTCTCGCCCACCAGCTACGTCCGGCCCTCCTCCGTCGCGCCGTCGGAGGCCGCCGGTGCCTGACCACCAACGCGACgcaagccgccgccgagctcctcgacacCTTCGCCGGCAGAGACGTCGTCCGCAGacagctcctcgacgccaacCAGCTCCAGCGCCTCAGCCTGACGCTCAACCGCAGGGAGCTGCACCGCGGCCAGGACGTCTCCGCGGACGCGCCGGCGCAGGgcacgccgctgccgccgggctACCACCTCGTCTACTTCACgccggccggcgtcgagagCGAGCTGGGCATGGACGGGACGGACAAGACTTTCaacgcgccggcgccgttcACGCGCCGGATGTGGGCCGGCGGGAGGATGCGGTTCGTCGAGGGCACCTCGCTGagggtcggcgaggaggtcgaggagcgGACGAGGCTTGTTgcggcgacgccgaagacgagcaggagcggcgacgagatggtgctcgtcgacgtcgagaaggagtTTTGGGGCCGCGACGGGCTGGCCGTGAAGGACCGGAG ATCATGGATCTTCCGCCCCGAGGTCAACGTCTCCCGGGCCGCCGAGACGGCACCGCCGCGCGGCGTCAGGCCGTCAGCTTTCGGGCCCTCCACGATTACCGACCGGGCCGGTGCAgacggcagcggcgtggTCCGCCACCTCCGGTGGTCCCCCGTCGGCCTCTTCCGGTTTTCCGCCCTCACCTTCAACGGCCACATGATCCACTACAACGAGCCCTGGACCAAGGACATCGAGCGCCATCCCGACGTCGTGGTCCACGGGCCGCTGAACCTGATCGGCATGCTCGACTACTGGCGGGACGTGTACGGCCGGGACGGTGCCGAGGTGCGGGAGGTCGGGTACAGGGCCGTGTCGCCGTTGTACGCGGGCGATGAGTACACCGTCCGCACGGCGGCTGTCGAGGGGGGCAAGGAGTACGAGATACTGGTCGAGAAGGGCAGCACGGTGTGCATGAAGGGTGAGATTATTAGCAGCTGA